Part of the Engystomops pustulosus chromosome 4, aEngPut4.maternal, whole genome shotgun sequence genome is shown below.
TATGGGGGAGATTCCAAGCTTTAATATCTCACCTTCTACATGACCTTTAAAACTTTCCTGTGCCCAATTGTGGAGAAAACTTCTGTGAAGGTTATCAGCAGGGTGTGGGGGGCAGATCCAGGATGTAGTAGAGATATACCAGgtctactgtatataccagcatcaCCTATATAGATCATACTGCAGCTCACCCCACTGACCAGGCACATCCCATCATCCACCCTCTTTCTATATGTTATGTAAATAGAAGAAATATGGTAAAAGCCCCAAACTGAAAAAAGgtacatgtgatgtcatcactgtatCTATAATAAAAGTCCATGTAAGTATATGTGATCCCAAAGTCTGGGAACATGAAAGGGCGACCCATGTAGCATCCATATGACAAGCCAGACACTCTATAGAACTTACCATTATTTTCTCCAATGGAAGGAGCTTTCGGCCAAACTGTCCCCAAATGTAGCAAAAATCTTTATGAATGTATAAGGCATAAATCTGACCCATCCTATCACATTAGTAATGCCCTCAATGATATAGATCACAATCTATAACTTCCCATTGATAATATGTCTAGGGAGAACATACAGTGCTGGACCTATATTATAAAAGGGCATCTTATAAATAAGTCCCCAAGTGCGAACACAAGGGGACAAACTCTGTAAATACAGGGGTATAAGATGCTTTTCCCCCCACAGACGAGGCAATAATAGTACATCAATAATGATAGAAGAATATATTAGGAGAATCTTTAGTGCCCTGTGATCTGATCCTGAATTATCATTCCCTATGTTGTAGGTTTTTAGGGTTCCCACTTGCTAGTGGAGAGATGCTATaaatggcacaatttttttttttacgttagtctaatgtggaattttttttagcAATAACTTTTCCAATGTGGACATCACCTTTAAGGTTGGGTTTCCAGTTAATGTACCCCTACACAGAATtgaaaaaagcaaacaaaacaatttttattttcctaATAATGGCAGTAGAAGGATCGGGCACAGGAGCCTACCGGGGTAGCAaacatagcagcttctatggggcccacagtgtcaggggttcCCAgagtgtttatgctgtatgtctgtatatatggtgtgtaactTAGATGGCGGCGCCATTCAGATTTCTGCTATGGTGCCCtgcatctcctagttacgcccctgactgggCATGCTGGATTTCAGTATGCTTGATCCTAATCTGTGATCCTCAGAGGTGTCTGGCAGTAGCTTACTCCACTTATTTAGAACACGTGAACACTGGGccaggctgagcatgcatgtgtatagtcAGGAGGTAGTGGGGTCATTAGAAATAGTATAGCAATTGAACCAACCTTGCTGATcttatgtgtatgggggggggggatccttgTTAGATGATAATGATGACTTTATCACCTCAGGTAGGACGTGTCTGGTAGCGGCTTCTATCCCTTTCCACATTTAGAACATATAGATGATCAGTCGAGAGTTTTAATTCACACTATTATAAATAAAGAGTGCTTGGTTTTTACGTAATATTACCCAGAATTCTCTACATGTGCGCTGCACCTCTGTAGGAGGTCGTCTCGCAAATCCCATGAGAATCCATGAGACAGAAGTCATAGCACCTGGATTATGTGGCACTGCGATGCCGTATGGTGTCACACTAAGAATCTGCATGTCCCTAACACTGACACCCAGGAGTCCATGCAATGAAGTGTCCAGCATGGAGTCATTGAGTTACTCTGCTATACATGACACCTACATACTATACTTTATTCACAGCACAGGAATATTGTATGGTGCTGTGATCATTTACTAGCCTGTATTGTCACTGAATTACCTGCACATTTCCTCTGACTTCTGGTGCTATGGAGATATATTAAAGCTCTGTAACTACTGCTGTCACTGCTGGAGACATTGTTTTCTTTGGTAGCATAACAATGTATAAGACAGTAACGTCAGCTACAATAAAGGGCGCAGGGAACCTCAGTGTGATAGCAAGACATCAAAAAGTGGGGTCCTCAGGGTAGGTTGCATCTATAGCAGGAGACGACTTTGTGTCTTTTGGGTCAGTCCCTTTATTTAGGACGGAGGTTCACAATGTCCAAGGGGAAGGGAAACTTGTTGAATCCGAAGTCGATACTTACTTCCCAAAGTGTGCACACCTGGGGCAGGGCGGCTCttatatgtacatatacataGGAGGTATGAATAGACAGTGTTGTATACGTAAGCCCCTTatactctttctctctctctctccagataATGTCATGGATTTAGGTCTGACTAATGACAAGACATCCCAGGATCTTTCCTACACAAGCACATTCCAGCCGGGGAACAAGACTGTCACCTATCTGGGAAAGTTCTCTTTTGATTCCCCTTCCAACTGGTGCCAAGAAAACATCATCAGCTTGATGAGTGCAGGTATCCTTGGTGTGCCCACTTCTCAAGCCCccactggtggaggaggaggtggaggaggaagtagtGGGAGCAACGGAGGCATCATGGGCCAGGCACAAAGTGACGTGGAGTCCATGTTCCACAGTCTTCCTCCTTATTCCAGTTGTGGGGATCTGTACCACGACCAAGTGGGTTTTCAAGGAGGTGGTATGGCTCCTTACTCCTCGCAGGAGTACACATCAACTAAACAAAGCTTAGACTCTAGTGTATTCCCTATGATACCAGACTACAACTTGTTTCACCACAATGCAGAGATACCTACAGTGGACCAAAAACCTTTCCAAAATATGGAAGCAATGCGGGTCAACCCGCCGCCCATCACTCCACTGGAAACCATCAAAGCTTTTAAGGAGAAACAAGTCTTGCCAAGCTTTGGGGGTATGAACCATCAACCTCCGCTTACCCTCAAACCTATCCGGCCAAGAAAATACCCCAACCGCCCGAGCAAGACCCCATTACATGAGAGGCCTCATGCTTGTCCCGCCGAAGGGTGCGATAGGCGCTTTTCCCGTTCTGATGAGCTGACCCGCCATCTCCGGATCCACACAGGCCACAAGCCCTTCCAGTGTCGTATCTGCATGAGGAGCTTCAGCCGATCTGACCACCTGACGACCCACATCCGCacgcacacgggggagaagcccttcGCTTGTGACTTCTGTGGACGCAAGTTTGCACGTAGTGACGAGAGGAAGAGACATGCCAAGATTCACCTCAAACAGAAAGACAAGAAGGGAGGGGATAAAGCGGTCTGCTCCCCCTCGGTGGCACCGGCAGTCACATGCGCTTGACTTCTCACCCAAACGACTTTTTCCTGAAGGAGAATGCTCGACTCGGTGCCCCTCATTGCAGTCATCAGACGCTCTGCAGACTATTACTCTATATACACTTCCAGAGCATCGCTGAACTTTGCATCGTTCCTCCTTCCAGTTCCATTGTCGGAGCATTAAATGGTCGCACTCCTGAAGACCTTTTCACCCTACCTTGATAAATATGCAGAGAATGACTTTCCTTTGTAAGTCTCCTCTAACTTTTAGAGCCCTCCCGCTCGCCCTCTCTTGTGTATAATTGCTTCCCTAACCCTATTTGCAATCCTTTTTGACTTGTATAGCCTCACTGATGTGAATCTGGCGGCAAAGGGTCTCAGGGTATAGAGGGTTTAGAGAAAACTAAATCCTTCCTTAGTTTGAGGCAGGGTCGCTTATTTGCTgctatggcaaaaaaaaaaaaaaaatgatctgcTGCTACGTCCAAATGTTAAATCCTCACGTGCCTGCTGTCCTCGTCACGTGGCTTCCTTTTCTATCGGTCCGTTGTCCTCCTTTCCATCCTCGTTCTTCTAGTATCACAAGTGACAGACTTCACATCTCTACCTTAAAGATATCTCCTCATTCTCTCTCCTCTCCATCCCCCTCGATTCCttctcatacaccccccccccccccaaccatttCTTTTCAACGTCTGTCACACAATTTTAttacgggaaaaaaaaaaacaagtacagCTTGAGTCAGTGTGTGCAAGAGCGCGTGTGCATGGTAATATATGATTTCTATCAGTCGTCCAAGTTTCAGCTGCAGACGAAGGAAAAGAGAGGGAGGATAAGACGCTGACGTTTTTTTTGACCAAAGAGCCGCTAAGTTTGGTGTCTTTCTGCAGTTTCTGTTAGTTGTTGTGAAAAATTTTGGGTGGCTTCTAGTGCGGACGGATCAGGCGCATATAAAATTTCATTTGACTACGTATTGATCTGAATGGGACTTGTGCTATTCAAATCTTCTCTGTAAGGGCTACAGAAGTGAGCGAAAAGACTAAGCTACACTCGGGAGACTCCTTTATGATGTCTAATAGGTCTTACAGGCAGACATATTACTTGTGAGACCACCTCTTTAAGACACCAGacggcctagggcagtgatgacgaacctttcagagaccgagtgcccaaactacaaccaaaatccacttatttatcatgAAGTgctaacatggcatttcaagcagtaacttatctctacctgttcttcaacatcattcaattgtattggcttttCTAAGGCctccaatgcagttgaaagaaggtggacaAATTCAGACcaccattgtagcttctctctaggaagaatggtgggtccagcaggaggacctccaaagacaatgcagttcagtgaacaccttctcacttttcctgcagtttcaaacagccaatgaagtgttgcagGAAGATTTTGTGGAtgtgtcctgtttggtgaaattggggcgatggcctgagtgcccacaggatGGGCTCCGAGTGcttcctctggcacccgtgccataggttcgccaccactggcctaggggaTAGATAAGAACATACAACAGGGTTTAATTTTTTCCGTCAAAACGTAaactaaatctaccaccaggatgaaggattgtaaaccaagcacactgacatactgatatgtgccccctctggcagaagctgctcttcttgtagcttcgtatgccttcggggctccaagctccattgatatCTATgaagtctggagcccctgaggctcatttgcatattgtgtgaaacctttttattgtaaaacacaagggcataagaagctaaaagaaaaacaaaacctgccagagggggcactcaccagtatgtcagtgtgcttggtttacaatccttcatcctggtgatggaTTTCCTTTCAGATATTGACTTACACAATTTCCATGGAAGAAGACAACATAATCCTCAGGTTAGTCCCCCCACCTTGTACCATGCTTGCATTCACCCTGGGGTCCCTCTGGCTCAGAATTATCACTGGTATATGGTTGGGGGGACATCCTGTTGCATTGTGGCTTCTAGTTATACCTCTGACTTgaagggagggaggaagggctgatGTAAGCCGCGGCACCCACTCTTTAGAGGGCTCAGTGTTTGCACCGTAAATTTTTGATGCATGCTCATAGTTACTGTCTATGGCCTGTGTGAAGGAAGGAATACCCTCTCCTGTGCTTTGTTTCATAAATTCCCCTAGGATCACGGGTATTTCTAGCAGTTCTCTCTTGATCACTTTCAGTCGGTGTCAGCTACTCATCTCTAATTTACTCCCCTaatttcttctctctctctcttctccctgTCACTCGTGCTTCCTCCACTCGCTGtcatcctccctccttccctGATAATCCTCCCTGTGCTTCAGCCCTCTCCTTTTGTAAAATGACATATGTTTGTCACTTTGAGAAGAATTGGTGGGGGGCagggttttgggggggggggatccatcCCACCTCTCGCTCTATTTCTTGCATGTCTCTGCATGACAGTCAGGTCtacgacaaaaaaatttttttttttttttttgctgctatgGTAAAAAGGTGTGTATGGATGCCAAATTTCCTTAAAGAGATGCTTCTGAGCCTccggctgcggtcacacgttgcattttgtttgCGTCTACCACATGCATTTTACAAAATGCAAGCGTTAACAACTCGTTAACAAACGCATGCGCTAACACAGCGTTACAGCGTGCGTTAACAAAGTGTTaaccaatgtaattaggcaaatctcctcttcatctgtttgaaaacgcatgctacaaaatgcaatgtgtgaccgcagtcTTATCAGTTTCCTCTCGTTGTTATGTGGGGAACTGAAATGAAAATCACTTGCTataccaattttttttatctttctaaTAAGATGATAGattatgtaatgtgtgtgcaatCTGAGAAGTAGTCGGGATACTGGAGAGTAGGCTATTTCCAGGCAGTGAGGAATAGGTCCAGCACCCTTACTGTGCCGTCTACTGGACCTTAGGCTACCTGCACGTGAACGTGTGCTGTTCTCGGGTCACAAACAATGAATCTGTGGTCCTTTTTTGTCCGTATGTCATCGGTGTGTAATGCATTGTTCACCTGTATGCCTGTAAAGCGGTCCGTATGTCATCCGTTTTTGTGGATACAAGATAAATGATGTCATAATCTTGTCCAAACCCCTTGTCGGGTCACATGCGTTTTCctaaaaattagagatgagtggacccaatggtTGGGTTTTGTCGTCTGACCGGGATATATTGGCGATCAATCAGataatccggcaaattgatgctCCCTGTAACTAGCTCTGGCTATGACTGACCACAGGGATATCTCCTGCCAAATCATAGCAATGGCTAGTtactaggggcgtcaatttggcCGGCAACTTCCAGGTCAGGTAGCCGTACATAAacctgggtccgctcatctctactagtaagTGTTTCACTAATGTGGACAGCATGCGGATGACACTCGTGTGGCATCAGTATTTTTCATATTCTAGGGTAGACTCGAGCTGCAAACATAGGCAGGAATAGAGCCTGCTCTGCGTTTTCATTGAAAAGTGTGTATGGGTCCTTTGGAATGAATGCGTCCAATtgacatctgcaaaaaaaaaaaaaaaacttacagcaCCAGGACAAAAACAATGTTCATGAGTGTAGCCTAAACCAGCACTTGGAAAGCCTGACTATCCTGCCATCTCGTGCTCATGTATGTACGCCATGTAATAACCGGCCATATTGCTGCACAGATGATGGAAAGGAAGGTGCAAACAGCTTTTCTAGTACATTATTCCATTCCTTcagttagtaaatgaccccatatgTCCAAAGGGATATTTTTAGGGTGGTTTCACACACACTGTTTTTTTGGAACAATGCCACTGcagtttttttaatgcattttttttttaagccaaaaccaCGAGTTGATACAACAGGAAGCAGAAGGACAGTTCTGTTCTTATTTTGGCTTCATCCGCTCAAAAAATCTGCTGTCATGTCTTCCCAAAAACAACTATGTTAAAGCACCCTGGGACCCAGTATTTTTAGCACCCTGTCCCCTATCTGGATACAGAGAACCTGACAGAGTAGTCGCTAGGATTACTAACATTGTAAGAAATAATGATCTGTCTATATTAGTGCCATTTCACATGGAACCCAATGATGTTTTTGACAACCAGAATTCTGCTGCGGAACGTGTTATCCTTGTCGCTTAAATATGAAAAACCTGACAGAGCTGAGATTGATGAATTTGTGAACTGACCATAATATATTCTTTCCACTTATCTAGAATTAACTttttaggctctgttcacatgaAGCCTGATCTGAGTATTACCCATTAAGTTCCCCCGGGTGCTGGTATAGGGGAGCGGGTCTATGAATTACTTTTATTATTGAACTATAACACTTGCGAGAGTAGAAATCCAAATGCATTATTGAATCGGTATTTATACGCAGGCACTTTACTACAACTTCCTATGGCAGATGTAGGGTCACCTCTCTAAACTTACCCGTGCATAGTGTTCATTCCCTATGTGCCGTGTTTCTTGCTCACCCATTCTGACCTTTGGCAGCTATGAACTTGCACTTAGATGCACAGTCGCCCCAACATTAAAACAAGGCGTCTTCTCTCTCTGTGACTTCTCAGGTTTACaatggacttaaagggaacctgtcaccagattctaCTACTGATTGAACTACTCACCCCCTCAGGTCGGGGATAATATGTCCTTTCTAGTATTCCTTCCTTAATTAGAAAACTCATCCGTTTAccaattaaaaaatctataacatcatgtgacaatgagctatTATATTCTGCCTAAAATGAGTTTAGAGGCTTCAGGGGGTTTTAAGTTTTGGTTCTGTAAGACCTAGAAAGATGCTGCGGGTGTCATATTAGAGATAGGAATCTCAGCcttcagattacatcaggcttgTATTTCTGTCATCTACAAAATCACAGATATAGATAGAGACATATAAGGTGAGTTAGTGGATAgctttacagccttgcagtgctggggtcaaagtcccagggtcaacatctgcaaagagtttgtatgttctctccgtatttgcgtgggtttcctcccacaatccaaaacatactggtaggttaattagattgtgagccccattgggacagggaccgatttggcaaactctgtggaatctgtgtgcgctatgtaaaggaattattattatacatggaaATGAAAGTTGCAGATAAAGAACCAAGTGCTTCCTTTttgaaaagatgagattcttctctttaacatgacaccagcaccatgtTTCTAAGTaacatagaactgaagatagaggCGTCTGAAGTGAGGCCCCTTGCAGCCTCTAAATTTTAcacatctcaggtaaaatatgactcttctctgcttttgatttttaaaaggtaaacgggtgagatttcacatagaagagggaattttagaaaggacatttcatcccctacctgtggGGGCTTctaatttaatggggtaaaatctggtaacagggtccatttaaaggggttttatagtAACAGGCCAACAGCATCAGATCAATAGGTACAATTGTGATGATGATCTAATGTTTAACATTGCCACGGGCTTGTACAGGTGCGGCAGGCTGTTTTGTGTTTACCTCGGTTTGTCTACAAGCACTTAGTAGTGGGATACAGCAGCGTCTCAAACAACTGATCTGATACCGATGGCCCatcttaagggaaatctaccaacaaaatccatcatgataaaccagggacattactcatagctccaggcactgtgactgtggtaatcttatatgtgttatctatggcctccttcctt
Proteins encoded:
- the EGR3 gene encoding early growth response protein 3; its protein translation is MTGKLLEKLPVNMTSLLPDPLYSEEGQDLTGALAIYPGGGSDQHYSAMSADNVMDLGLTNDKTSQDLSYTSTFQPGNKTVTYLGKFSFDSPSNWCQENIISLMSAGILGVPTSQAPTGGGGGGGGSSGSNGGIMGQAQSDVESMFHSLPPYSSCGDLYHDQVGFQGGGMAPYSSQEYTSTKQSLDSSVFPMIPDYNLFHHNAEIPTVDQKPFQNMEAMRVNPPPITPLETIKAFKEKQVLPSFGGMNHQPPLTLKPIRPRKYPNRPSKTPLHERPHACPAEGCDRRFSRSDELTRHLRIHTGHKPFQCRICMRSFSRSDHLTTHIRTHTGEKPFACDFCGRKFARSDERKRHAKIHLKQKDKKGGDKAVCSPSVAPAVTCA